From Punica granatum isolate Tunisia-2019 chromosome 1, ASM765513v2, whole genome shotgun sequence:
TCAAGGTTATATTAGAATCCGATAAGTTAGTCTTGCTTAAGGGTGATATGTATTTGGGAAAGGGATATTGTAGTGAGGGCACGTTCAAGTTGAGCATTGATATGACTAAAGTTAATTCTTCTGCTTATATTGTTGAATCTTATCCTTTGTGGCATGCGCGTTTagcacattttaattttaaaactttacaaTATATGCAAAAGAATGGTTACATCAATCTAAGTGATGATAAACTTGTGgataaatgtgaaatttgtgttcaataaaaaattacaaagaaaCCGTTTCTTAAAAAGTGTGAAAGAAATTCACAAGTGTTAGATTTGATCCATTCGGATGTTTGTGAATTAAATGGAATTTTAACAAGAGGTGGAAAACGATATTTTATCACTTTTATTGATGACTTCTCAAGATTTACTTATGTGTATCTCATGAGGAGTAAAGACGAGGCTTTTGGTATGTTTAAACGTTTTAAGAATGAGGTTGAGAATTTGtttaacaagaaaatcaaagtgcTTCGTAGTGATAGATGTGGTGAATACTTTTCCAATAAATTTGATGTATTTTGTGAGGAACAAAGTGTGGTACATGAGTGTTCCGCGCCGTATACTCTGCAACAAAATGGTTTGGCGGAAAGAAAGAACCGTACATTAGTGAATATGGTTAACTCGATGTTGTTAAATGCTAAACTTCCATGTAACCTATGGGGTGAAGCATTATTGACTGAGTGTCATATCCTTAATAGGATACCATCGAGAAAATTCAAGGTATCTCCATATGAGTTATAGAAGGGTCAGAAGTCAAACTTAGATTATTTCAAAGTGTGAGGGGTGTTTGGCTTACTATAGAGTTCCCGACCAACAGAGAACAAAATTAGGACCAAGAGCCATTAAGGATGTATTCGTTGGATATGCCCAACATTCTAAGGCTTATCGTGTTCTTGACTTGGTGTCAAATACGATAATTGAAACGAGAGATGTTGTATTCATTGAAAGCAAGTTTTCCGACGATTCAGTGGATTCGGAACAAGAATATGAACCAATGATCTCAAGTGATCAAAACAAGAGACGTCTTTGTGATAATAAGGATACGGAGCCGAGGAAAAGTCAAAGtgtgagaaaagaaaaggactttGGTCCCGATTTCATTTCCTCGCAATCTCTAGCATATCTCGTTGATGGAGATAGAGAATCCGTAATTAGGAAGATCCCCATAATGCTTAATGTGAAAGGTGATCCACAAACATATGGTGAAGCCATGGCTTCTAAGGATGCGGCATTTTGGAAAGAGGTGATCAATGATGAAATTGATTCAATATTGTTCAACAATACTTGGGTCCTAGTTGATCTTCCTCAAGGATCGAAGCCTATCGGGTGTAAATGGGtgtttaaaaggaaaaataaccCAACCGGGGGTTCTCCGACTTTTAAGGCTAGATTGGTGGCAAAAGGATTTAGGCAAAATAAAGGCCTAGATTATTTTGACACATATGCACCGGTGGCTAGGATGACTTCCATTCGAGTCCTTATGGCACTTGCATCTATCCATAAGTTACCTGCGCATCAAATAGATGTTAAGACGGCCTTTTTGAATGGTGATCTCGAAGAGGAAGCTACATGGAGCAACCGGAAGGCTTTGTGCTTCCCGGGAATGAACATAAGGTGTGTAAATTGATCAAGTCATTATATGGCTCGAAACAAGCGCCTAAACAATggcatgataaatttgacTCAGTTATTTTGTCATATGGTTTTTCGCATAATTGTGCGGATAAGTGTATTTAGACTAAATTCACCGATAGGTATGGTGTAATTATTTGTCTCTATGTGAACGATTTGTTGATCTTTGGGACGAATTTGGAAGATGTTCGTGAGAACAAAGAGTATCTAGCCTCGAATTTTAAGATAAAAAGATCTTGACGAGGTAGATACAATCCTAGGTATAAAGGTGCAAAAGCATGAAAGGGGCTTTGCACTAAGCCAATTTCACTACATCGAGAAAGTATTGGAGAAGTTCAAACACTTGAATATCAAGGATTCAAACACTCCATTCGATCTGAACTTCAAGTTAAGTGAGAATAATGGCAGGGTTATAGCACAATTAGAGTACGCTAGCGCAATTGGAAGTCTAATGTATGCAATGCATTGCACCAGACCCGATATCGCATTTGTTGTGTGCAAATTGGCGAGATTTACAAGTTGTCCTTGTACCAATCATTGGAAAGGAATTTGTAGGATTCTTGGTTATCTTAtgaagacaaaaaaaatttgggatTATTCTATGGTGATTATCCCGCGATACTAGAAGGTTACTCAGATGCAAGTTGGATTACAAGTCTAAGTGACAATAAGTCCACATCGGGATGGATTTTTACGATTGGAGGTGGAACCATTAGTTGGGCCTCCAAGAAACAAACTGGTATCTCACATTCAACCATGGAGGCTAAATTTATAGCCTTGGCGGTTGCCGGCAAGAAAGCGGAATGGCTAAGAGATCTCTTGCTAGATATAAAGTTATGGCCACAACGTAGGTTCGCCATTTCTGTATATTGTGATAGTAAATCTATCATGTCTCGAGCGTACAATAAGGTGTATAATGGAAAGTCTAGACATATAAGTTTGAGACATGAGTATGTGAGACAATTGATTAGGGACGATGTGATAACTGTTACCTATGTTAGGTCAATTGACAATTTAGCGGACCCATTGACGAAAGGTTTGTCAAGGGATTTGGTTAAGAGTACCACCTCTAAGATGGGTTTAAAACCATTCTATTCGCGTTATTGATAATGAGAACCCTACCTCATTCTAGCCAAAAGTTAGTTTTGAAGTTCAGAGGATAATAATATGTTATCAAATGACACCGTGCACTAAGAATTAGGATTTAGTGCTTGAGTTTTAGGAGGATGAGTTTTACTCTTAATGGATGGACATTAGTTGTCATGAAATCCACCTATATGGACATGAAGTGGTGCCGCTTCAATGAGAGTTTTCTTTATGGTTTTTTTCTCTCGTACATGTTCATGAAACGGGATGAGGACATGGCCGTAACGGTGCTAAAGCAAATAAACTCTTACTCGAATACTTTACGATTATGTGTGCGACTTTTCCGGTATTAACTTTAAGAGTGATGGTTCAAGCGACTAGCCACCAATCACTTTGTTGATACTTTAAGAGTTTGCACTAAGGAAGAGTTCAATCTGCGGACACCACTTCTTTATGCATGATCGTTGTGTACTTGTGTTCTGGAATTAGCAATCTAGTGGgggattgttggaaattataaattgcaaattcattggattttattaatgggtcACTTAGTGTGATTCATGAGTACTTGGACGAATTCGGGGTTACGAAGTGAAGGTTCATTCATTCAATGGATACATTTGAGTGCAAGACAAGTAATGTATATGGAAGTGTCTACATTAACTAAGTGTTCATGTAAGATCATTAATTGTTTATCCATGGGTGATGTTACATCTAAGAGTTACGTCCAATACGAAGGGTTCTGACTCTTCGATAGTGTTCATTGAGTGCATATAAATAGAGATGCTATAGTgctcaaattattattaagaaaattccaGAAATCAGAGTGAGAGTTAGGAAATTCCTCGATTTTGCTAGTTGAAGGAATTCATAAGGCTTCGTTGTATCCCGGGAGGACCTTTGCCTTAACCCTCTAGCAACTTTGTGTGGGAGCAAATAATTCTCTTTGGAAAGCGTCATTCGCGCCTCCAATCCTATCGTGTTAAACCCACATCGCCTTCGAATCGATCGTCTCCACCCATTTCCCCAAAATCTTTTGTTTTAAAACAAGTCCcacaaagaacttttcaacatttaaatattttcgaACGTTAATGAAGGAATAACCGCCACTCTGCTCCAGATCGTGATCTAGAATTCTTTAATTCTAACTATTCGCAGTTAGTTCGAACTTCGAACAATTCCTCCGGACGCGATACTCAATCTGTTTACATCCTAAACCTTGATTTCGTCCAATGCACGTGAATTACACCAAGTAATCCACCAAATAGTATACCCatgaatttgaaattaattttttaacactCAGGAGGATGATTAATGAAAGAAATGGAGACCACAAGACGGCTCCCAAAATAGACTTTTGAGTCATCCAGTCCGTGCATGAGCTGCCAATCGTTCACCAAGAGCCAACGAACTGAGCTCGCCAGACCTCAAATTAATGCGATGGTGGCAGAATGAACCCATGGCCATGGGTTAAATCCTAAATGTTTTAAAGATGTTTAGTTTCACATGTTCCCTTCATTTCAGGGCACTGCCCAGGTGACATGAAACTGACGGTTTGTTGGCTTCTGATTAACTCTCCGGCCCCAAACCGGTACGAAAATCTATAGTGCGTTAAATCAAGGACCAGCCCCATCGAGTCTTCACGAATACTGAATTAACAAGAAGTAATGTCGGGACTCGCAACCTCAACTGATCTATCCAATATCGTGAGTTGCCATATGTATCTttagaaaggaaagaaaatatatatataggtttgATTCAAACAGTTTGCTAAAGATCTATTTGAAAACTAGTTTAAAGATTATCCATGACTTAAGCATTACTTTAGACAGATGATATAACGGGTTTGGCCTAGAAGAGCTAGACAGGTGAATCCGGGACTGGCATACATAGGAACCGCAGGTGTCCTTATTGTGGATCTCAATCTCGATATATATAGTACACCCATGGTTTTCGAGGTGTTTTCACCAAGTTTCATGGAGCTGTTAACATATGCTAAGTGTGCATTTTTGCCTACTTTTATGTATGTGCGAGGAAGATAACATGGATGTTGGCATGTTCGATCTACATGATGATCAGTTATTTAGTGCATGActaggaaaagaagaagaagaagcaacgTGAAACAGTAGTAGAATTAGGTAAGCATGGTGAGAGATTGTCATCCTTTGTTAAGGGGGGGAAGGAGATCATCAGCTGGCCACAGCCTTGGCTTCTCTCCTTCTCAGATTCAAGCTCTTGCAGCTATGTGTGAAACCCTCATTCTTTCTTTAAAACTCGAGGCCAGGGTGGGACGAAGCCATCCAATTATGAGGCCTCGAGTTCCTTCTACAGAGCTTCCGGTTCTTAGCCCCCAATCCCGAATGAGGTCTATATTCTCTCCTTTCATCCCCTTCACATAATTCACATATTCTGACTAACTGTATACGGTAGACATATCCATACACAAACTTGAATAACATAGTAACATGCACATATAGATGTGTCTGTCAGTGTAGGGCTTTCCTAATTGAAGCATAATATTCACAGCACATGAGCTAAAGCATATACATGGAGGCTTAAACTCCTTGTGCCTTCGGTCGTATGCTCGTATCTCATTGTATACTCATATCTTGAATCTCGAATTTTACTTGGATATGAAATGCTTTTGAACTAGTTTGGAGTGAAGAGGCACAGGCTAGGAGCCTCTTGTCCAATGGCTGCCCCGTATATTCAATGTACGTTATTTCTCAATTCATTGCAGAACCACCATTGATACCGCAATGTCTCCCTTGTCCCTTGATGCAGGTTGCCGAGCTTCTGGTTAGACAGGGCCAGCCATTGGCTGTGCTTATTGTGGACTTAATCCTGAAGATGTTGTCTTGGAGGATTGGGACACTGCTGCTCTGTGGCTTCCTTTGCTTGGACTGGAAGCATTGGCCTTTCGTCCTCAACTTCTACAAGATCCCTCTCGATAGACGTGAAACGATCCTCGCCAAGTGGTCCCGCAAGAGGTTTCTGAACCCCTTGTGCGCCGTTTTTGTGATGGTGAAGCTGCGCTGCATGTTCATTTTCTTCACCAATAGTACGTCCTCGACTCTTAAGTCTTGAATGTCTTCCATCCTTCCTTATTTTCTGTTCTACCCTACGTCCCTTGTTCTAACATATGGGCCAATCTTGGCATCCATGTTCTTCGCTTAGCTGAGCGGTTCAAAGAACATTATCGGATGACTGTCCAGCAATACAGGTGATAACCTGTCATCGATTGAAGTCTGTACATTCTTTGTTCTAAAACCATATGACATTGCAGACAGATGACGACTCGAGGAATGTTGCTAGGGAAGCAATTGGCTACAGTTTGGATACCAGACCGAGCCCTGCTGGGTCCCAGGAGGAAAGACCACTCGAACGAGGCCTCATTGACACCGGCATGTTCGAGGATGAGCAGTACCTCGTCCAGTCTCCAACAGAAAAAGGCCTTAAAGTGTCAAAAATCCTGGAACAGAACACCCTCCAAATCGTAATCAGGTCGGGCCGGGCTGCGGAGGAGGAGTTGCAGCAGCCGTTCTCGCCCAAGCAGGCCACAAGGTGGTCGTCCTTGAGAAGGGGAACTACTTCGTGGCTCAAGATTACTCATCCCTCGAAGGTCCCTCCATTGATCAATTGTACGAGTCCAGGGCGATAATGGCAACTTCTGATGGACAATGTTAATCCTAGCTGGCTCAACTGTAGGCGGTGGTTCCACTGTGAACTGGTCGGTGGACCGCCGGATCCCCTTGTTTGGGAGCTCCAAGTATTCATCTGCGATGGATGTGGTGTGTAACAGAATCGGGGTGACCGAAAAGTGCACTGAAGAAGGATTCCAGAATCAAGTCCTTCAGAAAGGGTGCTCGAAGCTTGGGTTAAATGTTAAGGCAGTTCCAAGAAATTCACCGGAGGGTCACTACTGTGGGTCTTGCGGATATGGCTACCACTGACTCAACTTGGCTTGTTGACGCCATCAACCACGGTGCGGTGATCCTAACAGGATGCAAGGTGGATAGGctaatttgaagaagaatcgaATGACCGAGAAGGCAAGGAGGAGGAGTTGCCTTGGAGTAATGGCAACATCATTGCCTTCACATAGGGAGTAAGGATAAGAAAGTTGTGCCTAGAAAGCTCATAATCGAGGCGAAGGTGATGGTTTCAGCCTGCAGGGCTGTCTCAACGCTGCCGCTGTTGGTTTCAAGTGCCCTCAAGAACCCAAACGTTGGACGAATCTCCATCTGCACCCTCGCCTGGTAGCATGGGGATACTTCCCAGAAAATATGAAGGAATTCTAAGGGAAAGTGCACGAGGGAGGTATCATCACATGGCTTCACAAGATGATTCCCGATGCCTCCTCCTCGGTCTCGGCCATCATAGAGACTCCTGCACTTGGCCCGTGTGTCTTTGGCATTGACATGAAGGAGAGGATGGCAAAGTACTCCAGGACTGCAAACCTCTGTACACTTGTCCGAGACACAGGCTCGGGGGAAGTCCGGGAGCAGGGCAAGATCCACTACACGATAAGTGCGGCCAACAAGGAGAACCTGAGGGCCAGGCTAAGGCAGTCCCTCAGGATCCTTATCGCTGCAGGAGCAACCGAGGGGGGACCCACAGAAGCGACGGGCAGAAACTCAAGTGCAAGGGGATAAAGGGTGAGGACGTGGAAGCATTCTTGGACGAGATTATCCTCCCCCGATGGGCCAAATCTCTGAAGATGAGAACTGGATGCTTTACTCTTGTGCGCACCCCATGGGGAGTTGCAGGTTGGGAGCTACCGAGGAAGGTGGAGTCGACGAGAATGGCGAGAGTTGGGAAGGCTGCAGGATCTTATGTGTGCAACGGTAGTCTAATGCCTACTGCAATTGGAGTTCCAAGAAGATTGCAGAGTGTTTGCTTGAACGACATAATTATGGATTGAACGATATATCTGCATGGTTTCAATCCGTGTTTGCTTGCTTGTCGTTTCATTGTACTATCTAGTATTATCTGCATGATTTCAGTCCGTGTTTGCTTGTCGTTTCAACGTACCGCCTTGAATCAAGAATAAAAACCGTGTAATCAGTTCGGATATCTGCAAAAATCGGAGCAGAGttcattattatttctatCTTCCTACAGTACACGAAGAAAAATTCATGTAATGCAAGATGAAACTGTTTTGCTATATACAGTTTCTGCAACCAAGCAAAACAAGCAAATGACACATCTCCGAACCCCTTTAGTTTGGAAAGTCCCGGTTCTGCTGTTCGCCGTCTTTCATCTGCACCAATCAGTCCTTCTCACACTGGATACACAGAAGAGTTAGCAAGGTCGTAACAGAACAAAATCTAACgaagaaaaattatagatGCATGCGATATGTTTGGAGAATGATCAGATAGAGCTAATACAAATGAATTGCCATCATATTGGCAATCAAACCAATAGGGAATCATATCTGTCATCACCTCATTCCCCAAACCAGAACGAATCCTGGTCAAGTCGTAAACTTATGTCATTTGCCAATCAGTGTGAATATCGGAACAATGAGCAAGAACAAAACTACAGATTGGATCAAGAAAGCAAGCAGACATTATCAAACCGAAGTCCTGATAACATAATATCCGCCCCTAACTCCTATCTGCAATAGAAGACCGGGATCCTGCAATGAGACCTTAAAGTTCATGTTTCAAGTAAAACTATGGAAGCCGAACTCGTGATATGTTCGGTCAGGGATTCAAGGGAGAAGCAGCATTAATACACAAATATCAGCAACATAATTCTGGACTGGAAAGGACGGCAGCTCTTCACCGGTAATTCAGAAAACGGAAATGGGAGATGTCGACAGGAACAACGGTCTGGAGAATGATCAGATAGAGCTAATACAGATTCATTGCCATCATATCGGCAATCAAACCAATAGGGAATCATATGTTCATCACCTCATTCTCCAAAACTCGAAATAATCCCGGTCAAGTGGTGAGCTTGCCGATCAATGAGCATCGGAACTCCGCCGAAGAACAAGATTTCGTAAGCAGCATCTGGAAGCAAAGGTGCATACTTTAGATTTCATAAGATCTCAAACTGagaatgaaaatgaaactGGGAACGAACGATGAGGAGGGTGATCAGATAGAGCTAATACAGATGCGTTGCCATCATCACGGCAATCAAACCAATAGGGAAACATAAACATCATCAGCTCATCCTCCATCAACTACGAACAACccgaacaaaaaaaaaaaaacgcagAAACTTTCAGGGAAAATGTGGAAATTTTCCACCGCTCAAAATAGCAGATTTTCAGCGCACGGATGGCCATTACTTGCGCATTGCGCGCCGGCGGCGTCACAGTGCTTGAACGCGAGAGAGAGGAGGATGGGATAAACCCTAAACCCTGTCCCTTCTGTACTTATAGAACAGAACCGAGCTGACGAGGAGGAGGTCGACTGACTATGAAACGACATCGTCCTTCCGAGCTCTCGAGTGACCTCTTCCAGCTTGAGATGACGTAAGCGCCCCCGTCAATGTCACAAAATTACACTTTAGCCCACTGAGCCCCTGACCGACCGACCGCCGCCTTTCCTCCTCCCTCCTTCCGTCCCCTCCCCTCCTCCGCCGGTCAATCCATctatctgttttttttttttggatacaGACCCACGATTCCCAAGCGGAGAACATAGGTTCTTCGTCAATCAATGAAGCGCTTTCTCCGCAACATAGGCAAgctcttcctctttctctctcgtTTCTGCTGATGGAACAAGAATAGAATTGCTGAGACTGCCCAGTTGCTCAATTTGTTGCTACTGCTATGATTGATTCCATCCGGGTACGGGATGGATAGTTGATTAGCTCGAAGTGTTGATTTTCAGATTAGGGAGAGTGATAGGATCAAGAAAGTTATCAGTCTCATTCCTGTTGCAATTTCTCATCACAAAGGAGGGAtttttttgttcatttcttGAATTTTGCTGCTGCAGACATCACTCGTAATGTGGCCAACAAGAAGCAGGAGTCTTACCAGAAGCTCATTTACGGGGTGCTCAATCGGTACCAGTCGCAACTTCCGAAGACGGACATTGCGGAAACCCACGGAGGCGGTGAGACAAAAGATGCTTCTTCGAACCCTGTAGTTGGAAGAAAGATGGGTCGTCCCGATTCAGAGATGAGCAGGCCCAGCTCATCGGATGATGAAGATTCAGGTGACCGTAAGTGGAGGTTAGAGCACCTTGAGTGGCTGAGCAAAGCCCTCGAGCCGGCATTGCAGCTCTGCAGGTGGGCGTTGCCTGCTACAGGTTTGTTGATGCGATTCTCCACATGTTCTGATGAGCATTGATTGTATACCTCATGATTGAAGGCATAAGAACTATCTCTTCGTATTATGTGAATCAACTTGCTCAAATCACGGAAAAATACATCCCACAGATTTccattttcttaaaatgaaTGCATAGGATTTCCTCTTGTGCATTCATCATTCTTCCTatgttgcttttttttttttaatgtatagCTATAGGTTTAGATCTCTTGAAATACATAGCTTTATCATATGCATGCAATCTAGTCATTATACCCCTCTGTTTCTTTTGCCTCAGATGGGCCATAGAATGTTCGTAGGCGTAGTAAAAGCTAGTCTAATGTAGTTCAATTGTCAATCTTCTACTGTCCTCgtgattttaactttttgaTGAATTTAGCAGGTAACGCAGTCCAAGCTAAGTCTCCAACAAGCACTCGTTCCGTTTCAGAGATCATCACGAGCATTCAACGTAGTAAGCTTGGCTTCCAAGACTGGAGCTTGAGTGACCTCACTGTGGGCTTATACCTCATATATCTCCGGCAAGCATCCACGAATCCTCTCGAGGATACAAGTGGTGTCCAGATTTCCTCTGATGCCACAGTAAATATCTCATCCTACTCGCGATCTACTTCCTTGTCCTCTCCCCTTTACTTTTGGTTAAATGAGAAACCCTTATGGAACCACCTAGGAAATATCCTAAGATCTTCCTGATCTTGTGTATTTTTGTGTTGTCAATCGAGTTTAGGTCCAAGATCTTATCTACCACACTGAACTAGCAAAGGGTGCTTACAAGGATAGTGTCGCTAGTCTTGCGAGACATACCATGCTCCGAGAGAAAAACGTGCTGAAATTTGTGAAGAATTCTAATGTCCTCAGACCTGGTTACTATATCGGGATCGATCACAGAAAGAAGCTTGTGATATTCGGGATCCGTGGGACGCACACTGTGTATGACCTCATTACAGACATTGTCTCTTCAGGTGACGAAGGAGTCACATTCGATGGTTACTCAACCCACTTTGGAACTGCGGAAGCTGCACGTTGGTTTCTTACACACGAAATCGGGACTATAAAGAAATGCTTGGATGAGCACAAGGTGAGTGATTAGATGGTCTTCCACTTATTCCACCTTGCAAGTGTATAGGACTGTATTTGATATCAAAGTGATTTCTTCAGGACTATAAGGTGAGATTAGTTGGTCACTCTCTTGGAGGAGCTACAGCTGCTTTACTGGCAATAATGGTGCGAAAGAAATCGGTGAAGCAATTGGGTTTCGATCCTGAAATTGTTTCTGCGGTTGGGTATGCGACTCCGCCCTGTGTTTCTAGAGAGCTTGCTGAGAGCTGCTCGGATTATGTCACTACAGTTGTAATGCAGGTATCGAATGTATGAGAGTTTGGGTTCATAGCAAAACAGCATGCTGTTGATATTCTCTCCAGGTCCACTATGATACAACTGTATCGAAACGGAATGGAATAAAATGGTCATATAGAATGGTTTAATCATCAATAGTGTAATTTCGTTATGTTCCTTTTCATATTTACTAAAGATAACAGAAATTTTGCTTTGTCCATTTtagtttttcttaattttttgtcATTTGCAGGATGACATTATACCAAGGTTAAGTGTCGCTTCTTTAACCAGGCTGAGGAATGAAATTCTACAAACTGATTGGTAAGCAGCAGTTCTCTGAGAAACACTTGGGGTTCTGTTTTTACATGGTTTTTTCAGGAATATGTATCTCCTTTCATATCAATGCCTCAAGCGTCCTCCGTTCTGGTAGGACCTGTGACTTGTGTGATACTGCTGTCCAACGTATGTATATATCATCTGATTGAAATGAGGAAGAAATCTTTTTTGGTACTTGTGACCTTTTTAATCGAAGATTTATAGCAAGTTGATCGATTCAGGAAAATTTTTCAGTCCGAAGACCATGTTATAACTATGCAGTAGCTAGCCAGGAATTCGAGATGTACTCCAACCGTGTAGCCTTGAAGTCATGATGTTTGTAGCCGAGAAGCCATATGTAATTTCAACTGTCAACACACTTTACCctacttttgaaattttaatctTCATTTTGTTTCCCTACAGGATGAGTGTGGTCGAGAAGGAAGACTGGAAAAGTATTATAGATCTGGTCTCAAATGCTAAGCAGGTCGTTTCTTCAGTACAAGATGTAGCTTGGAAACTCGCCGACTATGCAAAGTTTCGGAACAACAAAGATTCCATGGGTAAGCAAATTTCATCTCTGCTGTGAAAAAGGGAAGCCGAGCTTTTCGCCGTTAGTATTACGCGATCCTATCTCTCCATTCTAACTTTGGCCTTCTCGAACAGATGCATCCGACAGAAAGGACCCGCCCAAGCCAAAGACTAACGATGGTGCAATAGCAATAAGGGAGGTCAAGGTGCACGAGGAGTTGCTCGTGCCAGGAACAGTTTACTACTTGAAGAGGAACACAGACGACGTTAAAGGTGGTGAGTTCTTCACGCTATGGAAGAGGCACCCGGGGGACCATTTTCAGAGGATTGTGCTGTCCAACAATCTATTCTCGGATCACAAATGCGATAGCCATTACTACTCATTGAGAGATGTACTTAAAGGCCTACCAGCACCAAATAATGAAGTTTTGTTCAGGTGAAACTTACGCAACGCCTTCTCTTGATTTGTAATGTGATTTCCGTTCGTATGTAGATGGCAAATGTACATTACTTCAATTCCTAGAGCCTTTTTCGAAATCGTTTGTGCGGCACAACATCTCTCGAATGGCACATCTTTTTTTCAACACCGAACTAATTCTCGAGACTACCCATTACGTGAATCATCActcaattataatttcaatcaTCGaataggaagaaaaagaaagcgaACTTTTTTTCCATTGTAATCTATAGATAATGATTGAGACAAACTGACAGTTACCCACAACACCCGACCTTTTCCACCTGAGTCCAAGGCTAAAAAGTAGGGCCTCATAAATAGCATCCTAAGCAAGCAGGACATAGAGTTTTCCCAAGTAAATGTTCAGGTAGACACTGACATTACACCACGTCTGCGTATGTTCCTCTGATTTGGGCTGGCAACCAACTGAAATCAACCGGTACGTACCACATCAACAATGTTAACCTGCCAAATCGAGTAAGAAAAAGGAAGCACGAGTAATAATTTGTGGACATTCAAAACCTTCAGACAACAGAGAAAGACAATAACATCAAAGACAGACAAGTTCAAGTTGTTCTAGTCGGTCTCCTCATGTCCAATCGAGCTACCCACCCGTGCCAAGAAGACAAAGGGAGTGCAAATTTGATCAAAACATAGAATTTGAGAGTAATATAACATGTGGATGACTAGCTTAGATTCCATGAACCTACCGATGATCGCAAGAGCCGCATATGCAAGAACCGAGGTTCATAAAGCATTTCGTAGTTAAAGCTAACACATT
This genomic window contains:
- the LOC116210969 gene encoding uncharacterized protein LOC116210969 isoform X1; amino-acid sequence: MKRFLRNIDITRNVANKKQESYQKLIYGVLNRYQSQLPKTDIAETHGGGETKDASSNPVVGRKMGRPDSEMSRPSSSDDEDSGDRKWRLEHLEWLSKALEPALQLCRWALPATAGNAVQAKSPTSTRSVSEIITSIQRSKLGFQDWSLSDLTVGLYLIYLRQASTNPLEDTSGVQISSDATVQDLIYHTELAKGAYKDSVASLARHTMLREKNVLKFVKNSNVLRPGYYIGIDHRKKLVIFGIRGTHTVYDLITDIVSSGDEGVTFDGYSTHFGTAEAARWFLTHEIGTIKKCLDEHKDYKVRLVGHSLGGATAALLAIMVRKKSVKQLGFDPEIVSAVGYATPPCVSRELAESCSDYVTTVVMQDDIIPRLSVASLTRLRNEILQTDWMSVVEKEDWKSIIDLVSNAKQVVSSVQDVAWKLADYAKFRNNKDSMDASDRKDPPKPKTNDGAIAIREVKVHEELLVPGTVYYLKRNTDDVKGGEFFTLWKRHPGDHFQRIVLSNNLFSDHKCDSHYYSLRDVLKGLPAPNNEVLFR
- the LOC116210969 gene encoding uncharacterized protein LOC116210969 isoform X2 — translated: MKRFLRNIDITRNVANKKQESYQKLIYGVLNRYQSQLPKTDIAETHGGGETKDASSNPVVGRKMGRPDSEMSRPSSSDDEDSGDRKWRLEHLEWLSKALEPALQLCRWALPATGNAVQAKSPTSTRSVSEIITSIQRSKLGFQDWSLSDLTVGLYLIYLRQASTNPLEDTSGVQISSDATVQDLIYHTELAKGAYKDSVASLARHTMLREKNVLKFVKNSNVLRPGYYIGIDHRKKLVIFGIRGTHTVYDLITDIVSSGDEGVTFDGYSTHFGTAEAARWFLTHEIGTIKKCLDEHKDYKVRLVGHSLGGATAALLAIMVRKKSVKQLGFDPEIVSAVGYATPPCVSRELAESCSDYVTTVVMQDDIIPRLSVASLTRLRNEILQTDWMSVVEKEDWKSIIDLVSNAKQVVSSVQDVAWKLADYAKFRNNKDSMDASDRKDPPKPKTNDGAIAIREVKVHEELLVPGTVYYLKRNTDDVKGGEFFTLWKRHPGDHFQRIVLSNNLFSDHKCDSHYYSLRDVLKGLPAPNNEVLFR
- the LOC116210969 gene encoding uncharacterized protein LOC116210969 isoform X3, which gives rise to MGRPDSEMSRPSSSDDEDSGDRKWRLEHLEWLSKALEPALQLCRWALPATAGNAVQAKSPTSTRSVSEIITSIQRSKLGFQDWSLSDLTVGLYLIYLRQASTNPLEDTSGVQISSDATVQDLIYHTELAKGAYKDSVASLARHTMLREKNVLKFVKNSNVLRPGYYIGIDHRKKLVIFGIRGTHTVYDLITDIVSSGDEGVTFDGYSTHFGTAEAARWFLTHEIGTIKKCLDEHKDYKVRLVGHSLGGATAALLAIMVRKKSVKQLGFDPEIVSAVGYATPPCVSRELAESCSDYVTTVVMQDDIIPRLSVASLTRLRNEILQTDWMSVVEKEDWKSIIDLVSNAKQVVSSVQDVAWKLADYAKFRNNKDSMDASDRKDPPKPKTNDGAIAIREVKVHEELLVPGTVYYLKRNTDDVKGGEFFTLWKRHPGDHFQRIVLSNNLFSDHKCDSHYYSLRDVLKGLPAPNNEVLFR